A genomic segment from Polyangium mundeleinium encodes:
- a CDS encoding sigma 54-interacting transcriptional regulator, with the protein MPTLKYFAARGAPRVYAVHKPVTTIGKALGNDVALAGTGLADHHAQISFDGRDFVLEELDRDGDIQINGKKKRRARLVHGDRVTLGAVELGFSMFSEATKTRSDDDETEKPSTPGVSAELAGVRKLFAFSEKLINRRSVDELLEAMLDDIIELTHADKGFLLLVEGAEEAADPGKGARREAQGEERKLAVRASRNVRREAMTDAQGSISDSIARQVLATGRPIIVSDALADTQFGRSESVIAMKLSSVMCAPLRSQGEVIGALYVGNDKVKHLFDRTQLELLGIFASQASLILQNAMLLSALRADKAKLEAELKDKKFGEIIGACPSMLEVFRKLTKVAATDISVLITGETGTGKELIAREIHRRSNREGGPFVTINCGAIPENLIESELFGHVKGAFTGAIASRPGKFQVADKGTLFLDEIGELPLNLQVKLLRALQERVVFRVGDSKPEKVDIRIVAATNRNLEEEIRANHFREDLYYRLNVVNLWLPPLRERGDDVLIIAKMLLSKYADELGSSVRGYSPAALAAVKKYAWPGNIRQLENRIKKALVLCDKTLLGPEDLDLGPGAETAILPLEKAKEEFQRRYVLEVLERNNGNRTQTARDLGVDPRTIFRYLEKEQNPMPSGAGGTPRDPSEG; encoded by the coding sequence ATGCCGACATTGAAGTACTTCGCCGCCCGCGGCGCGCCTCGGGTGTATGCCGTGCACAAGCCGGTCACGACGATCGGCAAGGCGCTCGGAAACGACGTCGCGCTCGCGGGGACGGGGCTCGCGGACCACCACGCGCAGATCTCCTTCGACGGCCGGGACTTCGTGCTCGAAGAGCTCGACCGGGACGGCGACATCCAGATCAACGGCAAGAAGAAGCGTCGCGCGCGCCTCGTCCACGGCGACCGCGTCACGCTCGGCGCCGTCGAGCTCGGCTTCTCGATGTTCTCCGAGGCCACGAAGACGCGGTCCGACGACGACGAGACCGAAAAGCCCTCGACGCCCGGCGTCTCCGCGGAGCTCGCGGGCGTGCGCAAGCTCTTCGCGTTCAGCGAGAAGCTCATCAACCGGCGCAGCGTCGACGAGCTGCTCGAAGCGATGCTCGACGACATCATCGAGCTCACGCACGCGGACAAGGGTTTTCTCCTGCTCGTCGAGGGCGCCGAGGAGGCCGCGGATCCGGGCAAGGGCGCGCGACGCGAGGCCCAGGGCGAGGAGCGCAAGCTCGCGGTGCGCGCCTCGCGCAACGTGCGGCGCGAGGCGATGACGGACGCGCAGGGCTCGATCTCGGACAGCATCGCGCGGCAGGTCCTCGCCACGGGCCGCCCGATCATCGTCTCGGACGCGCTCGCGGACACGCAGTTCGGCCGCAGCGAGAGCGTCATCGCGATGAAGCTCTCCAGCGTCATGTGCGCGCCGCTGCGCTCGCAGGGCGAGGTGATCGGCGCGCTCTACGTCGGCAACGACAAGGTCAAGCACCTCTTCGATCGCACGCAGCTCGAGCTGCTCGGCATCTTCGCCTCGCAAGCCTCGCTCATCCTGCAAAACGCGATGCTCTTGAGCGCGCTCCGAGCCGACAAGGCGAAGCTCGAAGCGGAGCTCAAGGACAAGAAGTTCGGCGAGATCATCGGCGCGTGTCCGAGCATGCTGGAGGTCTTCCGCAAGCTCACGAAGGTCGCGGCGACGGACATCAGCGTGCTCATCACGGGCGAGACCGGCACGGGCAAGGAGCTCATCGCGCGGGAGATCCACCGGCGTTCGAACCGCGAGGGCGGGCCGTTCGTCACGATCAACTGCGGCGCGATCCCGGAGAACCTCATCGAGAGCGAGCTCTTCGGCCACGTGAAGGGCGCGTTCACCGGCGCCATCGCGAGCCGGCCCGGCAAGTTCCAGGTCGCGGACAAAGGCACGCTCTTCCTCGACGAGATCGGCGAGCTGCCGCTGAACTTGCAGGTCAAACTGCTCCGCGCGCTGCAAGAGCGTGTCGTCTTCCGCGTCGGCGATTCGAAGCCGGAGAAGGTCGACATCCGCATCGTTGCCGCGACGAACCGGAACCTCGAAGAGGAGATCCGCGCGAACCACTTCCGCGAAGACCTCTACTACCGGCTCAACGTCGTGAACCTGTGGCTCCCGCCCCTGCGCGAGCGCGGCGACGACGTGCTCATCATCGCGAAGATGCTGCTCTCGAAGTATGCAGACGAGCTCGGCAGCTCGGTGCGCGGCTACAGCCCCGCGGCGCTCGCGGCGGTCAAGAAATACGCCTGGCCCGGGAACATCCGGCAGCTCGAAAACCGCATCAAGAAGGCGCTCGTGCTCTGCGACAAGACGCTGCTCGGCCCCGAGGACCTCGATCTCGGGCCCGGCGCGGAGACCGCCATCTTGCCGCTCGAAAAAGCGAAAGAAGAATTCCAGCGCAGGTACGTCCTCGAAGTGCTGGAACGCAACAACGGCAACCGCACGCAGACCGCCCGCGACCTCGGCGTCGATCCACGCACCATCTTCCGGTACCTGGAGAAAGAGCAGAACCCGATGCCGAGCGGCGCGGGCGGCACGCCGCGGGATCCTTCCGAAGGCTGA